In the genome of Ptychodera flava strain L36383 chromosome 13, AS_Pfla_20210202, whole genome shotgun sequence, one region contains:
- the LOC139147714 gene encoding LOW QUALITY PROTEIN: zinc finger protein 507-like (The sequence of the model RefSeq protein was modified relative to this genomic sequence to represent the inferred CDS: deleted 1 base in 1 codon): MENSRVVVEAVESIDLHQVSSMNHSGRSPRTSDRDDQLQVYPVSITANPPTHVAQGCLRIALQPSGNDDVVEVDRVERSQEHSAVATEHDPDNDMAGSVNPRRQCGTPGSQCDITGRQCDDPGRQCNKDEALSIVIQKLTEIVNGNKQQQSESDSCKKSSNPTTKDIQICQTEASSKTKEQSKQTDVQNLYKCPECPCLFAVDPVQLLGKTLPKCPCCQNRTGGNANSGDDMYLVPEPELKEYKCNLCEFKTPEKSMFYAHLRTHPDDVYKCALCDYATTMKNLMTRHQRSHEVSRKYKCNQCEFVTMELSVLQAHLKTHNQTQELMLKCSECGYSCKCEEVLRDHMWKHIDKIAPKGVVQLQKDGQSVENTSSRPNSDSGAVFPSSLPQNAPQTRQVPQPAPSLFKCLLCGYVCEKLCTLKAHAWRHAGEEGCSYPVIEELFSAINQPNQISNSGGQPTMSTCCGQTSGKNCCGESSVADQCQCQPVNVNPKQFPVIERLVSTAYARKYYPAVNQAKPPEVSNTGVAQTSPDSSEQRDQTNESQVEQMRKRSPAEQKLTDSGRTVSKELCTEMTFVDKNTETSSARKGTSVNNQQLAISEQNDAALMTTDNTSENKEDPRHDHETPANKHATPKQEASKSSSDDVNKLIIETRTSLQQLISDTVEHQIGKDRVISSAKDDRSKRHSVRYAVEHRDLQEAYQTELLQREKTNAKSNTHPGAAGDRQTEVLDIGSGNESTDNGKGGEQRLVSEKVESASSSGVSCSNLLASLLQKSQQEGSKQRSRSTAEPKKGKGSAGQGSNALESLIAATLAGLKSQGMHVSGGQDKQKEEHVPHTENSQALEAVPFVPPVARKNTQMQTQAETDQQKNCPNYNPDLDEPCVCTSEEVVGDEQIIVIYDHDVSQDKPQPQRAKRSAGKGMVTRSKRRKSGAVSPAFSDDSNESNSSKQGGISSSLLTVIERMRDNPDESREEIMEKLQQTSASITSDRDRETVDLESLIETVNVPQPLYQCKLCQYFSANKGYVKQHMRIHKERIPYKCPLCDFIGDHSEDLQEHMMDHCKQRTYQCKECSATFYYKSQLKAHVRGHNENVPFQCETCDYETCNSATFKAHLKTHTTNRIYTCYACSMSFKQRYLLRQHKLECEMNQTYSCQECDFTADTRENLEKHRQVHVKPYKCEICDYTSATISGVKNHMKFHASDKPYKCQYCDFAGPYPQSLRSHMKKHYGEVHNVQQMEQYKCNLCGYICSHLPSLKSHMWRHASEPNYNYDATNDVINAALDFESKQHTSVSKAKDDRKRTAEKAEQFSEQDSQSESQVLKKQNRNKGFEYSLVTFRCSQCGYEGIDKAALTEHMKTHIQINQSQGVGSTDKSAISNQQDRQSHQPLAEQHLGLQPQQQLQRQQDQQQAENAEPSADNNNVQVLNTLESLADGVERCPEPDVIGHQEEVVATEN; this comes from the exons ATGGAAAATTCCCGTGTTGTTGTTGAAGCTGTGGAAAGCATTGATCTCCATCAGGTCAGCAGCATGAACCATTCTGGAAGAAGTCCAAGAACATCGGATAGGGATGATCAGCTTCAAGTGTATCCAGTGTCCATTACTGCCAATCCACCAACACATGTTGCACAGGGATGTCTGCGCATTGCCCTGCAGCCGTCAGGAAATGATGACGTCGTCGAGGTTGACAGAGTTGAAAGGAGTCAGGAACACTCAGCAGTGGCCACTGAACATGACCCTGATAATGACATGGCAGGAAGTGTGAATCCTAGGAGGCAATGCGGCACTCCTGGGAGCCAATGCGACATTACGGGGAGGCAATGCGATGATCCTGGGAGACAATGCAACAAAGATGAAGCTCTTTCTATCGTGATTCAGAAACTCACTGAAATTGTAAACGGGAATAAACAACAGCAAAGTGAATCTGACTCGTGTAAAAAGTCATCAAACCCCACAACAAAAGATATCCAAATCTGCCAGACTGAGGCTTCGTCAAAGACGAAGGAACAATCCAAGCAGACAGATGTGCAGAATTTGTACAAGTGCCCTGAGTGCCCATGTCTGTTTGCTGTTGATCCGGTCCAGTTATTGGGTAAAACTCTACCCAAGTGCCCGTGCTGCCAGAATAGAACTGGAGGAAATGCCAACTCGGGAGATGACATGTATCTGGTGCCAGAGCCGGAATTAAAAGAGTACAAGTGTAATTTGTGTGAATTCAAAACGCCAGAGAAGAGCATGTTCTATGCACACCTGCGGACTCATCCCGACGATGTTTACAAGTGTGCTCTCTGCGATTATGCAACAACCATGAAAAATCTGATGACGCGGCACCAGCGCAGCCATGAGGTCAGCCGAAAGTATAAGTGTAACCAGTGCGAGTTTGTCACCATGGAACTCTCTGTGCTGCAAGCCCATTTGAAAACCCACAACCAAACTCAGGAGTTGATGTTGAAGTGTTCTGAGTGTGGGTACTCCTGCAAGTGTGAGGAGGTACTGCGCGATCATATGTGGAAGCACATAGACAAGATCGCCCCTAAGGGAGTCGTTCAGCTTCAGAAAGATGGCCAGTCCGTGGAAAATACATCTAGCAGGCCGAACAGCGACTCCGGAGCTGTCTTCCCTTCATCCTTACCTCAGAATGCTCCGCAGACCCGCCAAGTGCCACAGCCGGCCCCTTCACTCTTCAAATGCCTACTGTGTGGCTATGTTTGCGAGAAACTCTGCACTCTGAAAGCTCATGCATGGCGACACGCTGGTGAGGAAGGATGCTCCTACCCTGTTATTGAAGAACTTTTTTCAGCAATCAACCAGCCTAACCAGATATCAAATTCTGGCGGCCAGCCAACTATGTCAACCTGCTGTGGTCAGACCAGTGGGAAAAATTGTTGCGGAGAAAGCTCTGTTGCTGACCAGTGCCAGTGCCAGCCAGTGAATGTGAATCCAAAGCAGTTCCCAGTGATAGAGCGGTTGGTGTCGACAGCCTATGCAAGGAAGTACTACCCAGCGGTCAATCAGGCTAAACCACCAGAGGTCAGCAACACCGGAGTTGCTCAGACCAGTCCAGACAGCAGTGAACAACGCGACCAAACAAATGAAAGCCAAGTAGAACAGATGAGGAAGAGATCACCTGCAGAACAAAAGCTTACCGACAGTGGAAGAACTGTCAGCAAGGAGCTGTGCACGGAAATGACTTTTGTAGACAAGAATACAGAAACATCAAGTGCTAGAAAAGGAACAAGTGTCAATAACCAGCAGCTTGCCATCTCAGAACAGAATGATGCAGCATTGATGACCACAGATAATACATCTGAAAACAAGGAAGATCCACGACACGACCATGAAACACCAGCAAACAAGCATGCAACGCCCAAACAGGAAGCTTCAAAATCTAGCAGTGACGATGTAAACAAGTTGATCATCGAAACCAGGACATCCCTGCAGCAGCTCATATCTGACACTGTAGAACACCAAATAGGAAAAGACAGGGTAATCTCCAGTGCGAAAGATGATAGATCGAAGCGGCACTCTGTAAGATACGCTGTAGAGCATCGAGACCTCCAAGAGGCCTATCAGACTGAATTACTTCAAAGAGAGAAGACAAATGCTAAATCAAATACTCATCCTGGGGCAGCAGGTGACAGGCAAACAGAGGTTTTAGATATTGGCTCTGGAAACGAATCAACGGATAACGGCAAAGGAGGTGAGCAAAGGCTTGTTAGTGAGAAAGTTGAGAGTGCCTCAAGTTCTGGTGTATCCTGCAGCAACCTTTTGGCATCCCTGCTCCAAAAGTCGCAACAAGAGGGATCTAAACAGAGATCTCGGAGCACTGCTGAACCCAAAAAGGGCAAGGGTTCCGCTGGACAGGGTAGCAATGCCCTGGAATCACTGATTGCAGCCACTTTGGCAGGACTTAAGAGTCAAGGGATGCATGTCAGTGGTGGACAAGACAAGCAGAAGGAAGAACATGTACCGCATACGGAAAATTCACAAGCTTTAGAGGCAGTGCCTTTCGTGCCACCCGTGGCccgcaaaaatacacaaatgcaGACACAGGCTGAAACTGATCAACAGAAAAATTGTCCGAACTATAACCCAGACTTAGATGAACCCTGTGTTTGCACTTCAGAAGAAGTGGTCGGAGATGAGCAGATCATTGTTATTTATGATCATGATGTCAGTCAAGATAAACCCCAGCCACAAAGGGCAAAGCGGTCGGCAGGCAAAGGAATGGTTACCCGGAGCAAGAGAAGAAAAAGTGGCGCTGTGAGCCCAGCCTTCAGTGACGACAGCAATGAAAGCAACAGTTCAAAACAAGGAGGTATCAGCAGCTCTCTCTTGACAGTTATTGAAAGAATGCGGGACAACCCTGATGAGTCCCGAGAAGAAATCATGGAGAAATTACAACAGACTTCCGCCAGCATTACAAgcgacagagacagagagacagttGACCTGGAGAGTCTGATAGAGACAGTGAACGTCCCGCAGCCTCTTTACCAGTGCAAACTGTGTCAGTACTTCAGTGCTAATAAAGGGTATGTGAAGCAGCATATGCGAATTCATAAGGAGAGGATCCCCTACAAGTGCCCT TTGTGTGATTTCATTGGCGATCACAGTGAAGACCTGCAGGAACATATGATGGACCACTGCAAACAACGGACATACCAATGCAAGGAGTGTTCTGCCACATTCTATTACAAGAGCCAGCTGAAAGCACACGTCAGGGGACACAATGAAAATGTGCCGTTTCAATGTGAGACGTGTGACTATGAGACGTGTAACTCAGCGACTTTCAAGGCCCACCTGAAAACGCACACCACAAATAGAATTTATACTTGCTACGCGTGCAGCATGAGTTTCAAACAGAGATACCTCCTCAGGCAGCACAAACTGGAGTGTGAGATGAATCAGACGTACTCGTGCCAAGAGTGCGACTTCACAGCAGACACCAGGGAGAACCTGGAGAAGCATCGACAGGTGCATGTCAAACCGTACAAGTGTGAGATCTGCGACTACACCTCAGCCACCATCAGTGGTGTTAAGAACCACATGAAATTCCATGCCTCTGACAAGCCTTACAAGTGCCAGTACTGCGACTTCGCAGGCCCCTATCCACAGAGCCTGCGCTCCCACATGAAAAAACATTACGGGGAGGTCCACAACGTCCAGCAAATGGAGCAATACAAATGTAATCTATGTGGCTACATATGCAGTCACCTCCCCTCATTGAAATCTCACATGTGGAGGCATGCAAGTGAGCCCAACTATAACTACGATGCAACTAATGATGTGATCAACGCAGCACTTGACTTTGAATCCAAACAGCACACCTCTGTGTCCAAAGCAAAAGATGACCGCAAAAGGACGGCTGAGAAAGCTGAGCAGTTCTCCGAACAGGATTCCCAGTCAGAGTCCCAAGTCCtgaaaaaacaaaataggaACAAGGGTTTTGAGTACTCCCTGGTAACTTTCCGTTGCTCTCAGTGTGGCTACGAGGGTATCGACAAAGCTGCATTGACGGAGCACATGAAGACGCACATTCAAATCAACCAGTCGCAGGGCGTTGGAAGTACCGACAAGAGCGCTATCTCAAATCAACAGGACAGGCAGTCGCACCAGCCTCTGGCTGAGCAGCATCTTGGCCTGCAACCACAACAGCAGCTGCAGAGACAGCAAGATCAACAGCAAGCTGAGAACGCAGAGCCATCAGCGGACAACAACAATGTCCAAGTCTTGAACACTTTGGAGAGTCTGGCTGACGGCGTTGAACGATGTCCAGAACCGGACGTGATAGGGCACCAAGAAGAGGTAGTTGCCACTGAAAACTGA